From the genome of Phaeodactylum tricornutum CCAP 1055/1 chromosome 13, whole genome shotgun sequence, one region includes:
- a CDS encoding predicted protein produces MKDLVTFSLFILLFCTCSDSLAVYGRSAATTSRTAPPIVYTIAGSDSGGGAGIQADLHAIHSFGCHGCSAITCLTAQNSVGVIGVHAPPPDFLRAQLETLLEDLPPQAIKIGMLGTKELAIEVGAFLKKLKALDRKVWVVLDPVMITTSGHRLIEEDAQEAMVKHVFPHIDVLTPNKFEAEALLNRTLETISDVEEGAKDLIALGAPSVLIKGGHTLYEGGKASNHIAYAQDYFLSSVQRNTGEPRLCDGDLGVWLRSPRYETEHTHGTGCTLSASLAASLALGEQERQKPDGKRRGATSAIDTVDACCLAKAYVTAGIFHGIQLGQGPGPVAQTGFPSSHQYFPMVVADAAEDHQRFPRMKAYDDKTTYDDNRPTLGRILPVVNDEVWVQRLCQDPGVHDIQLRVKGIDDNKKILEIIKKCQKLCQASGKRLWVNDYWQEAIESGCFGVHVGQEDLYTCIRAGGLQLLREKRMAFGISTHSYGELATALGVKPSYISLGPVFATSSKTVQFDPQGLSLVRKWRELIQKEVPLVVIGGFSDAERAKAVRGLGANCVAVIGAVTQANDTVEAVSQMNEAMR; encoded by the coding sequence ATGAAGGACTTGGTAACCTTTTCGCTTTTTATCTTGCTCTTTTGCACTTGCTCCGACTCGCTCGCGGTCTACGGACGGTCCGCTGCGACGACTTCGCGCACAGCTCCCCCAATCGTTTACACGATTGCCGGATCAGATTCCGGCGGTGGCGCAGGAATTCAGGCGGACCTACACGCCATTCATTCCTTTGGGTGTCACGGATGTTCCGCTATCACCTGCTTGACTGCGCAAAACTCGGTGGGCGTCATTGGTGTGCACGCCCCTCCACCGGATTTTCTCCGAGCCCAGCTGGAAActttgttggaagacttgCCACCGCAGGCTATCAAAATCGGAATGCTCGGAACGAAAGAGCTTGCAATCGAAGTGGGAGCCTTTCTGAAGAAGTTGAAGGCTTTAGATCGGAAAGTTTGGGTTGTTTTAGATCCGGTCATGATCACGACGTCGGGACACCGGTTAATTGAAGAAGACGCACAGGAGGCCATGGTCAAGCACGTTTTCCCGCATATTGACGTTTTGACGCCAAACAAGTTTGAGGCTGAAGCTTTGTTGAATCGCACCCTTGAGACAATCAGCGATGTAGAAGAGGGCGCAAAGGACTTGATTGCACTCGGGGCCCCATCCGTTTTGATCAAAGGAGGCCACACGCTGTACGAAGGGGGCAAAGCAAGCAACCACATAGCCTACGCCCAAGATTACTTTTTATCGTCTGTGCAAAGAAATACCGGTGAGCCACGATTGTGCGATGGGGACCTTGGCGTCTGGTTGCGATCGCCACGTTACGAGACAGAGCACACGCACGGGACCGGTTGTACCCTGTCGGCATCCTTGGCGGCTTCTTTGGCGCTGGGGGAACAAGAACGCCAAAAACCGGACGGAAAGCGACGAGGAGCAACTAGTGCCATAGATACAGTGGATGCATGCTGCTTAGCCAAGGCATACGTCACGGCCGGTATTTTTCATGGAATTCAGCTGGGACAAGGTCCAGGTCCGGTTGCACAGACTGGGTTCCCGTCTTCCCACCAATACTTCCCCATGGTGGTTGCAGACGCAGCGGAAGATCATCAAAGATTTCCACGAATGAAAGCCTATGATGACAAGACTACCTATGATGATAATCGACCAACGCTTGGTCGGATATTGCCTGTTGTCAACGATGAGGTTTGGGTCCAGCGCCTGTGTCAAGATCCCGGTGTCCACGACATTCAACTTCGGGTTAAAGGTAttgacgacaacaagaaAATCTTGGAAATTATTAAGAAGTGCCAGAAGCTATGCCAGGCATCGGGCAAGCGCCTTTGGGTTAACGACTACTGGCAAGAGGCAATAGAATCGGGATGCTTTGGTGTCCATGTTGGCCAGGAAGATCTTTACACATGCATACGAGCAGGTGGTCTGCAACTTTTGCGAGAGAAAAGGATGGCGTTTGGAATTTCCACACACTCTTACGGTGAGCTTGCCACAGCATTGGGGGTCAAACCGTCCTACATCAGCCTTGGTCCCGTATTCGCAACAAGTAGCAAAACCGTTCAGTTTGACCCGCAGGGCTTGTCACTAGTACGGAAATGGAGAGAGCTTATACAAAAAGAGGTCCCGCTGGTTGTCATTGGCGGATTCTCAGATGCTGAACGAGCAAAGGCTGTGCGAGGATTGGGGGCCAATTGTGTGGCAGTCATTGGAGCCGTAACTCAGGCAAATGACACAGTTGAGGCTGTGTCACAGATGAACGAAGCCATGCGATGA
- a CDS encoding predicted protein yields MKKSVENRRKILLTKTGIAVAGERLMVSLSKLLVGIEHRTVEKIKIERINRCFARGNPESEFDREVGGSQTFRHLEIIRDALKHDPTLRSFVVDNNMLAATNLPTRTEDSIWLNLPTWQAQLGIQDIQFSCCTVQTIEPTVFLQGFPEWRIHHGSGPRGFALVSNITKGVSAFFSDQPRHINTEGSRQGEACPDAMILRVFRCAPRPSLRAPIEHVLNQSRPPNVFDLWIRHHETPTDLPGLGCFKIDANAKATLLELLTDVDFVEETNRAEIEVEPHQCMPSPLVPNDVTPGSPLIRTAPPNKFSTSLVLQTVSNPGSLLAPSMPSPVSTQQAIVNLLSSSDSTESNISLEDDHNVGHRCNAFEVIISPAVSFAEMEALVAKDSEENSQFGSIFVKGESETLGTAPCNLAEKTNCDRHKWAFCFPEELQFSDVLSRDWLPSDLSNKDSPHDENQPEDLLLDSFSGLATFNSIFGDPCTVEDAEDPYRETLKIDTALATPTGQSQFDDYSPLRSLLAALAFEGVYCDECSSAITDTRPIQIYETRNLPGPAETSRMLTMQRESFSISNTKEQIGDVSYTADGRENVEPCIEENMRCHW; encoded by the coding sequence ATGAAAAAATCCGTAGAAAATCGTAGGAAGATTCTTTTGACAAAGACTGGCATTGCAGTCGCTGGAGAACGTCTGATGGTGTCTCTGAGTAAGCTTTTGGTTGGCATCGAGCATCGAACAGTCGAGAAAATAAAAATAGAGCGAATTAATCGATGCTTTGCTCGGGGCAACCCCGAATCGGAATTCGACCGTGAGGTCGGCGGCTCCCAAACCTTTCGGCACTTGGAAATTATCCGAGACGCTCTCAAACACGATCCCACCCTTCGTTCCTTCGTTGTCGATAACAATATGTTGGCAGCGACGAATCTTCCGACTAGAACCGAGGATAGCATTTGGCTGAATCTCCCTACTTGGCAAGCTCAACTAGGAATCCAGGATATTCAATTTTCGTGCTGTACTGTTCAAACAATCGAACCTACTGTATTTCTGCAAGGCTTTCCGgagtggaggatccatcACGGAAGCGGTCCTCGCGGATTCGCGTTGGTGTCCAACATAACAAAAGGAGTGTCCGCTTTCTTTTCTGATCAGCCTCGTCACATTAATACGGAAGGATCGAGACAGGGAGAGGCCTGTCCCGATGCGATGATTCTGCGAGTTTTTCGATGTGCGCCTCGACCTTCGTTACGGGCCCCGATTGAACATGTGCTCAATCAATCCCGTCCACCTAACGTCTTTGACCTGTGGATTCGTCACCACGAAACGCCAACCGACCTGCCTGGACTAGGATGTTTCAAAATTGACGCAAATGCAAAAGCAACGCTTTTAGAACTATTGACGGATGtcgactttgtcgaagaGACCAATCGAGCAGAGATAGAAGTAGAGCCGCATCAGTGCATGCCATCACCCCTGGTTCCAAATGATGTTACGCCCGGCTCTCCTTTAATTCGCACGGCCCCTCCAAATAAATTTTCGACATCACTGGTATTACAAACTGTTTCCAATCCTGGATCTTTGTTAGCGCCTTCCATGCCCTCGCCAGTATCTACTCAGCAAGCCATTGTCAATTTGTTGTCAAGCAGCGATAGCACGGAGTCTAACATTTCTCTTGAGGATGATCATAACGTCGGTCATCGCTGCAATGCTTTTGAAGTCATAATTTCCCCCGCAGTTAGCTTTGCGGAGATGGAAGCACTGGTTGCGAAAGATAGCGAAGAAAATAGTCAATTCGGTTCCATTTTTGTAAAGGGTGAATCCGAAACACTGGGGACAGCGCCCTGCAATCTTGCTGAGAAAACAAATTGCGATCGACACAAGTgggctttttgttttcctgAAGAGCTTCAGTTTTCTGACGTACTTAGTCGAGATTGGCTGCCAAGTGATTTGTCTAACAAGGATTCTCCACACGACGAAAACCAACCTGAAGATTTACTGTTGGACTCTTTTTCAGGTCTCGCAACGTTTAACTCAATATTCGGAGACCCATGTACGGTAGAGGATGCAGAGGATCCTTACAGAGAGACCTTGAAGATTGATACAGCTCTCGCCACTCCAACAGGGCAGTCTCAATTTGACGATTATTCTCCGCTTCGGTCGTTACTTGctgcacttgcttttgaGGGCGTCTATTGCGACGAATGCAGCTCAGCTATCACGGATACACGTCCCATACAAATTTATGAGACTCGGAACCTACCGGGTCCGGCAGAGACGTCTAGGATGTTGACAATGCAGCGAGAGAGTTTTAGTATCAGCAACACAAAGGAACAAATAGGAGACGTATCATACACAGCAGACGGTAGAGAAAACGTAGAGCCCTGCATTGAGGAAAACATGCGGTGCCATTGGTAA
- a CDS encoding predicted protein — protein sequence MNPLHCRSIGMFSLILWSLAFGTTVALSSLSGPTNSPTASKKRVHIVTGASGYVGRAIVHHICENASISLIQSEVHHCQDVLCLVRPNRVATEQAYWNILLQDIASPVSVRVLPYDMLDGGASLKDALASVVVEQDHAETCVYHVASVFGPTEDHQQTALDNVKGTEDLVRTLVDSGMTCRLIMTSSMAAVRGSGQRPRNGKYYTEQDWNTISLLGANWGASYQWSKAESERKAWEICRHHNIPMVALCPSFVFGPPRDSINSNSYSITLVGQWARGESQVQSRLFVDVRDVAAAHVAAAIELEAAGQRYIVSLETRAPSQDIATWLREVCQTTGLSDPEKVHFDGEFDGGAIPIGSKEVDAIDRLRRELRVTLRPIKDTIRDMAGNLLKETAQNDC from the coding sequence ATGAATCCCTTGCACTGCCGCTCCATCGGAATGTTCAGTCTTATCTTGTGGAGTTTGGCGTTCGGTACAACGGTAGCATTGTCGTCGCTTTCTGGGCCAACAAATAGTCCAACCGCGAGCAAGAAACGTGTGCACATCGTGACGGGTGCCAGCGGATACGTAGGCCGAGCCATTGTGCATCATATTTGCGAAAACGCTTCAATATCGCTTATTCAATCCGAGGTACATCATTGTCAAGACGTTTTGTGTTTGGTACGACCAAATCGAGTGGCGACCGAGCAAGCGTACTGGAACATACTTTTGCAAGATATCGCATCGCCCGTGTCCGTCCGTGTCCTTCCCTACGATATGTTGGATGGTGGAGCAAGTCTTAAGGACGCACTCGCATCTGTGGTGGTGGAACAAGATCACGCCGAGACGTGTGTCTATCACGTGGCTTCCGTGTTCGGTCCAACCGAAGATCACCAACAAACGGCACTAGACAATGTAAAGGGAACGGAAGACTTGGTGCGTACCTTGGTAGATTCTGGCATGACTTGCCGGCTCATCATGACTTCGTCTATGGCGGCCGTTCGAGGCTCTGGACAAAGGCCACGAAACGGAAAGTATTATACCGAACAAGACTGGAACACAATTAGCCTGTTGGGTGCCAACTGGGGCGCCAGTTATCAATGGTCCAAAGCGGAATCGGAACGCAAAGCCTGGGAGATCTGCCGACACCACAACATTCCAATGGTGGCACTTTGTCCTTCTTTCGTCTTTGGACCTCCTCGGGATTCGATTAATAGTAATTCATATTCTATCACTTTGGTTGGTCAATGGGCGAGAGGGGAATCTCAAGTGCAAAgccgtctttttgttgatgTACGAGACGTCGCTGCAGCACATGTGGCCGCCGCCATCGAGCTGGAGGCTGCTGGCCAACGGTACATCgtttctttggaaacgcGAGCTCCTAGTCAAGACATTGCGACGTGGTTGCGAGAGGTATGCCAAACTACCGGACTGTCTGATCCGGAAAAGGTTCATTTTGACGGAGAATTTGACGGTGGCGCAATCCCTATCGGAAGCAAAGAAGTGGACGCAATCGACCGGCTACGAAGGGAACTGAGAGTTACATTGCGTCCTATCAAAGACACGATAAGGGACATGGCTGGAAACTTACTCAAAGAAACCGCGCAAAATGACTGCTAA
- a CDS encoding predicted protein, which produces QTCGYAFCYLGETLCQGRFLYLEDLYIDPNFRGKGGGKLLMRTLASLALALGCEQSVWQALDWNIAALNFYKGLGAQVQAGLRTSKFSASLLHRLA; this is translated from the coding sequence CAGACGTGTGGATACGCGTTTTGCTACTTGGGCGAAACCCTTTGCCAAGGAAGGTTCCTATACCTGGAAGATCTGtacattgatccaaattttCGTGGAAAGGGCGGTGGTAAACTTCTCATGCGCACACTTGCGTCCTTAGCACTAGCATTAGGTTGTGAGCAATCGGTTTGGCAAGCTTTGGATTGGAACATCGCCGCGCTTAATTTTTACAAGGGATTGGGGGCGCAAGTACAAGCTGGACTCCGAACTTCCAAATTCTCGGCGTCTTTGCTGCACAGGTTGGCT
- a CDS encoding predicted protein: protein MGDNLSEFPGVKDLLQLWSNDNGDMMMMDGMRSPIVRRQDRVDTAYDEEEDDYTPIPIELCSVDAESVDESCDNRSRASQKRRRVSGATGTISSQTGSNIYRDALTVTASAMLYQNRNSEFIDECDVILGDPHTPTIGTNVYRQIRQVYAKRKIKQSDLAIIREQLTQKLKEMMNSTPTPTPTFWYSIKNKSKLKEGSPHRYLKSHIKKGAFGIATDQAVIEDVRNAPKRSRVRKKDSTPLFGLEGSLSHVVSQAKTKCEEWVGANADKELYAKFFKEDLQRLIPWCDSYVQKKTDAETNALHQPDLKQTFLREARVHDIHAKQLDGALVSLVNQLGNDMVERYQLGQQQKVYDDRLREVGSVAASVASSRSGLPPRSRLLPHNCNESSSTGPTIISSDMVSAPGANSMRTLSTGALSNESDTPPHTSYHMPYVRPEDPSGVFTQSLSVRFSKALNVSPKRVRDCDPASVPLELRLRNPSSMDDHSVSSVSKESSAIRSGSCGAFRPIIQTLQHRRENEADEAAARETVLANSDVLHVRPGSPADSSLASEDLLADDSWIVPVPYNNSACSRAKHIDTVRTLDLDSDNSLEGEPTEDLDWNKALANHLKTLEDREARLRKYHPDTAKSYNNLGHIYSKLGNWNEALHYHRMALEVRESVLGKENLDTVRSYSSMGYVFFKKCDWDEALLYYRMALEVQQTVLGKSHGDTAKSHKSIAVVLSKKGAWNEALRHHRMALEAREARLSSRSQNDTPGSFGRVRASWQGRVRSMPSSIAEE from the coding sequence ATGGGAGACAATCTATCAGAATTTCCCGGCGTCAAAGACTTGCTGCAGCTATGGAGCAACGATAATGGAGACATGATGATGATGGACGGTATGCGGTCTCCAATAGTACGGCGACAAGACCGTGTCGATACTGCGtatgacgaagaagaggacgactATACACCCATTCCTATTGAACTGTGCTCGGTGGACGCGGAAAGCGTTGACGAAAGCTGCGACAATCGCTCCCGCGCTTCCCAGAAACGCCGTCGCGTGTCTGGTGCAACCGGTACTATCTCTTCACAAACTGGCTCGAACATCTACCGGGATGCGCTTACAGTTACGGCATCGGCAATGTTGTATCAGAATCGCAACAGCGAATTTATAGACGAATGCGATGTGATTCTAGGTGATCCACATACACCCACGATAGGGACAAACGTGTATCGCCAGATTCGTCAAGTTTACGccaaaagaaagatcaaaCAGTCGGACCTTGCTATCATTCGAGAGCAATTAACTCAAAAACTCAAGGAAATGATGAACTCGACGCCTACGCCTACACCGACCTTTTGGTACAGTATTAAGAACAAATCCAAGCTCAAAGAGGGCTCGCCTCACCGCTATCTCAAGTCGCACATTAAAAAAGGCGCCTTCGGAATCGCCACAGATCAAGCCGTTATCGAAGATGTCCGGAATGCTCCCAAACGTTCCCGCGTGCGGAAAAAGGACAGCACACCACTTTTTGGGCTGGAGGGTTCCTTATCGCACGTAGTGTCGCAAGCTAAGACGAAATGCGAAGAATGGGTCGGTGCGAACGCGGACAAGGAGCTATATGCCAAGTTTTTCAAGGAAGATCTGCAACGACTCATACCGTGGTGTGATTCGTATGTGCAGAAAAAGACCGACGCTGAGACAAATGCTCTGCATCAGCCTGATTTAAAGCAAACATTCTTACGTGAGGCTCGTGTACACGATATTCATGCAAAGCAGCTGGACGGAGCTTTGGTTTCCTTGGTCAACCAACTTGGTAATGATATGGTAGAGCGCTATCAGTTGggacagcaacaaaaagtttACGACGATCGTTTACGAGAGGTGGGATCTGTTGCGGCATCTGTCGCGAGTAGTCGGTCTGGCCTACCTCCTCGAAGTCGATTGTTACCTCACAATTGCAATGAGTCAAGCTCGACCGGCCCGACCATCATAAGTAGTGATATGGTGAGTGCGCCCGGAGCTAATAGCATGAGGACGCTGTCGACCGGGGCCCTCTCCAATGAAAGCGACACTCCACCGCACACATCGTACCACATGCCGTACGTGAGGCCCGAGGACCCATCGGGTGTTTTCACGCAATCTCTTTCTGTACGCTTTTCCAAAGCATTGAATGTTTCGCCAAAGCGCGTCAGGGATTGTGATCCAGCCAGCGTTCCTCTTGAACTACGATTACGGAACCCGAGTAGCATGGACGACCATTCAGTCTCTTCAGTGTCCAAAGAGTCCTCCGCAATTCGAAGCGGAAGTTGTGGCGCTTTCCGTCCTATCATACAGACGTTGCAACATCGACGAGAGAACGAGGCAGACGAAGCTGCAGCGAGAGAAACTGTGTTGGCCAATAGTGACGTTCTCCATGTTCGACCTGGTAGTCCCGCAGATTCAAGTTTAGCCAGCGAAGATTTGCTTGCTGATGACTCTTGGATTGTTCCAGTTCCTTATAACAATTCGGCTTGCAGTCGGGCAAAGCACATCGACACTGTGCGTACACTTGATCTAGACTCGGACAACAGTCTCGAAGGCGAGCCTACTGAAGATTTGGACTGGAATAAAGCGTTAGCGAATCATCTGAAGACTCTTGAAGATCGCGAAGCAAGATTGCGAAAGTATCATCCTGATACTGCCAAGTCTTATAATAATCTCGGTCATATTTATTCGAAGCTCGGAAATTGGAATGAAGCGCTTCATTATCATCGGATGGCGCTCGAAGTACGGGAGTCGGTTCTTGGCAAAGAGAATCTTGACACGGTAAGATCGTACAGTAGCATGGGATACGtatttttcaaaaaatgCGACTGGGACGAGGCCCTTTTGTATTACCGAATGGCGTTGGAGGTCCAACAGACTGTGCTGGGTAAAAGTCACGGGGATACTGCAAAATCGCACAAGAGCATAGCTGTGGTCTTGTCCAAAAAGGGCGCCTGGAACGAAGCATTGCGGCACCATCGGATGGCACTCGAGGCGCGAGAAGCTCGATTGTCGAGCAGATCACAAAATGATACTCCAGGTAGCTTTGGTCGGGTCCGAGCTTCGTGGCAAGGACGTGTGCGTAGTATGCCGTCTAGTATAGCGGAAGAATAG
- a CDS encoding predicted protein, whose amino-acid sequence MENFEIIEAFGIPDDEHLPNSFEAEFLFRGIDWKESSTGRGILEPFPDLKISIVKEIISTGGSVSVQDIVDHGGKHLTPQQFHETLSQGFGSDDVVLIDVRNTFEHDIGHFINPRTEKAALNPQMVTFSHFDATFCAKQADNFKDKKVLMYCTGGIRCEKASVMLKKRGVKDVSQLQGGIHRYLEEFGDRGYFHGRNFVFDQRIAIQPSDCGSEVTQVERKVGKCVECENHYDEISGSRICSVCRDLVLVCEKCQPNLREYHCRRHAAWKNCYFTFLDSFDESELRLQGQLLENLRGMYLPASVNKNVRKTLSRQFEKVQDRLRSLEAGVAIANRNAPRRCRTCMDPLTLCDGCCWGFWKTQNAKKGYTKLQLDAIEPLLPVVEGTLVEPGPHWNSLRLGSPRNKDGSIRRGEVREVKSWAAGDNERDCVAVRWDIACYSKQIRKNAKPGQFQIYRWGIVAIDGQRLYDLKAVSV is encoded by the coding sequence ATGGAAAATTTTGAAATAATTGAAGCTTTTGGAATACCCGATGATGAACATCTTCCAAATTCTTTTGAAGCAGAATTCTTGTTTCGAGGTATCGATTGGAAAGAGTCGTCTACTGGAAGAGGTATATTGGAGCCATTCCCGGACTTGAAAATCAGCATTGTCAAGGAAATAATTAGTACTGGAGGCTCGGTCTCTGTGCAAGATATTGTGGACCACGGCGGAAAGCATCTGACGCCACAGCAGTTTCATGAGACACTATCCCAAGGTTTCGGCAGCGATGATGTGGTGTTGATTGATGTACGGAATACATTTGAGCACGATATTGGACACTTTATTAATCCCAGAACAGAGAAGGCTGCCTTGAATCCACAAATGGTAACCTTTAGTCACTTCGATGCAACATTCTGTGCCAAACAGGCGGATAACTTCAAGGACAAAAAGGTGCTGATGTACTGCACTGGAGGTATTCGATGTGAAAAGGCTTCGGTCATGCTCAAGAAGCGGGGTGTAAAGGATGTCTCCCAACTTCAAGGGGGAATTCATCGCTACTTGGAAGAATTTGGTGACAGAGGATATTTCCACGGCCGAAACTTTGTGTTCGATCAACGCATTGCAATTCAACCTTCCGACTGTGGTTCTGAAGTCACTCAAgttgaaagaaaagtcgGAAAGTGCGTCGAGTGCGAGAACCACTACGATGAGATCTCAGGATCTCGCATTTGCAGTGTTTGTCGAGATTTGGTTCTTGTCTGTGAGAAATGTCAGCCAAATCTGCGTGAGTATCACTGTCGTAGGCATGCTGCCTGGAAGAACTGCTATTTCACGTTTTTGGATTCATTTGACGAGTCGGAGCTTCGGTTGCAGGGACAGCTACTCGAAAACCTGCGTGGCATGTACCTTCCGGCTAGTGTAAACAAAAACGTTCGTAAGACTCTGTCCCGACAGTTTGAAAAGGTCCAGGATCGGCTAAGGAGCTTGGAAGCAGGTGTCGCAATAGCCAACAGGAATGCCCCAAGAAGGTGTCGAACCTGTATGGATCCCTTGACATTGTGCGATGGATGCTGTTGGGGATTTTGGAAAACGCAAAATGCTAAAAAAGGATATACAAAGTTACAGCTGGATGCCATCGAGCCCTTGCTTCCCGTGGTCGAGGGAACTCTTGTTGAGCCTGGTCCGCATTGGAACTCTCTTCGACTAGGCTCCCCTAGAAATAAGGATGGATCGATTCGTCGTGGTGAGGTGCGGGAAGTAAAGTCGTGGGCTGCTGGTGACAATGAGCGAGATTGCGTGGCGGTGCGATGGGATATAGCTTGTTATTCTAAGCAGATTCGAAAGAATGCAAAGCCTGGTCAATTTCAGATATATCGATGGGGAATCGTGGCCATAGACGGCCAGCGTTTGTATGATTTGAAAGCTGTAAGTGTTTAA
- a CDS encoding predicted protein, whose protein sequence is MSFRPDTSAPPIQDMPPPGGFPAVDLKRTARARGPSGGTIWAVASLSIAYGMYRLGQQNRERATEMFEERKSRYAVAPILQAEEDKWYAEREADITAKEAEIMKNVSGWKAGESVYHSTNRWVPRPVMPLNKNLKK, encoded by the exons ATGAGTTTTCGACCGGACACCAGCGCTCCTCCCATCCAGGACATGCCGCCGCCCGGTGGGTTCCCGGCG GTCGATCTTAAACGTACCGCTAGAGCACGTGGTCCATCTGGAGGAACAATCTGGGCCGTAGCTTCGTTGAGTATTGCTTACGGCATGTATCGCTTAGGACAGCAAAACCGGGAACGCGCGACAGAAATGTTTGAAGAACGAAAGAGCCGATACGCAGTGGCTCCCATTCTACAAGCTGAAGAAGACAAATGGTATGCAGAGCGTGAAGCGGATATCACTGCCAAGGAGGCAGAAATTATGAAGAACGTTAGCGGCTGGAAGGCAGGTGAAAGTGTCTACCACAGCACGAATCGCTGGGTGCCTCGTCCCGTAATGCCCTTGAACAAAAACCTGAAAAAGTAA
- a CDS encoding predicted protein, with product MKSSNLSPCLLAGVAFTIHTTSAFLLGNTRTSLVTRNQQYAFFCVHPPLIRSTLLEAAASEDENVDTVAKVGEETMSVSEKIEFDSEEEKNEAVGNLIADDEWNGLSMELSEIVRVAVVEDLKKNARQFLGKDEYKVGDISKEIDVRVKSEVANLRGKENYELGDFVLAMDELSKTYTEELTGKPYEAGDLSIELDKRVKSRVAEFCGKDEYEFGDLSREVSSRVQSRVEQFTGKPYEFGDVSREVNERRKQWVKDFLGDEAAENYEFGDVTKKFVTQLTGKDDYQFGDLSKKLVGDLFGKRKKKGD from the coding sequence ATGAAGTCCAGCAATCTTAGCCCATGTTTGCTTGCTGGTGTTGCCTTCACGATTCACACGACGTCCGCCTTTCTGCTGGGAAACACCAGAACTTCGTTAGTCACTCGTAATCAGCAGTATGCCTTCTTCTGTGTCCATCCTCCATTAATCCGCTCAACTCTGCTTGAAGCGGCTGCctcggaagacgaaaacgtGGATACGGTAGCAAAAGTAGGGGAAGAAACGATGTCGGTGTCAGAAAAAATCGAGTTTGACTCGGAAGAAGAGAAGAACGAAGCGGTGGGCAATTTGATAGCTGATGACGAATGGAACGGTCTCAGTATGGAACTTTCGGAAATTGTGAGGGTAGCCGTGGTAGAAGACTTAAAAAAGAATGCGCGTCAGTTTCTTGGGAAGGACGAGTACAAGGTCGGAGATATCAGTAAAGAGATTGACGTACGCGTTAAAAGTGAAGTCGCCAATCTTCGCGGAAAAGAAAACTATGAACTTGGAGATTTTGTGCTTGCCATGGATGAGCTAAGCAAAACGTACACGGAAGAGCTGACGGGTAAGCCGTACGAGGCTGGTGATTTGTCGATCGAGCTGGATAAGCGTGTCAAGTCAAGAGTAGCCGAGTTTTGTGGCAAGGATGAGTACGAGTTTGGGGACTTATCCCGGGAAGTCAGCAGTCGGGTGCAGTCACGTGTAGAACAATTTACTGGCAAGCCTTATGAGTTTGGTGACGTCTCGCGTGAAGTAAATGAGCGACGAAAGCAATGGGTGAAGGACTTTCTTGGTGATGAAGCTGCGGAAAACTATGAGTTTGGAGATGTCACAAAGAAATTTGTGACTCAGTTAACCGGAAAGGATGATTATCAATTTGGGgacctttccaaaaaactTGTTGGTGATCTGTTCGGAAAACGTAAAAAGAAGGGTGATTGA